gaggtggtgggggcagggggctcggCCCGGCCCCTGGCCTTCCAGTTCCACCAGCAcaaccaccagcaccagcacacCCACCAGCACACCCACCAGCACTTCACCCCTTATCCCCCGGGCCTGCTGCCACCCCACGGCCCCCACATGGTGAGCTCCTCATTGGGCCAGTGATGAGGCTCAGCAACTTGGGGGGAGGGTGTGGCTTCCACGGGAAGGTCCTAAGTCCCTGGCTGGCAGCttactcttcccttctcttccccagtTTGAGAAATATCCAGGAAAGATGGAAGGCCTTTTCCGGCataatgtgagtgtgtgtgtgtggtgtggtgtggtgtgtggGCATGGATGCATCCATGTGTGTGGCCCCGACTGTTGGGGTCCAGTCTTCAGCTTCAAAAGCAAGAGCCTTGAGCCTGGGAGAGCTCCCCCGGGGCGGGTTTTAGGGTGGAGGCCCCAGGACTGACGGGCAGACCAGATGTGGGCcgcacctccacccccagcttgGACTAGCGCCCTTCTCTCCACAGCCGTACACGGCCTTCCCTCCCGCAGTGCCCGGCCTCCCTCCGGGCCTCCCGCCGGCTGTCTCctttggctccctgcagggggccttcCAGCCCAAGGTGAGCTCCCAATCCAAATaccaccacctcccacccctacAGACCCAAagaccccaaccccccaccccagatcCACATACCTTCCTCCGTTCCCCAAAGCCATACCCgttctcctgccctcccctcctggaCCCAGCTTTCTTCAGAGCcatgctcctccctccctgtcccagccctggtccccatcttggtCCTAGACCCCTCTTATGCCTGGTGCCGGCTCTCCTGACTGATCACTCCCCTTTCCCAGAGCACGAACCCCGAGCTGCCACCACGACTGGGGCCAGTGCCGAGCGGGCTTCCCCAAAAGGGGACACAGGTGAGGGGGGCCAAGGCAGGTCCTGGGGGAACTAGAGTATCTGTTGAGGGAGAGCAGGGTTGATTGAGAGCGAACTACTGATCCTTTTTCTTTAGTGTGTGATCAGGGGTATCCCTGCGAATCTGACGAGAGCATTTCTGTTAAGTGACAAGGTTTCCCATGCGTGAGGAATAGAAATTTCATGAAGCTGCTCTAGAAATAAGATTACTAGGACAGTGGTTTTTGTAggagttttcaaattttttaagttacaaaatcctttttcttaaaatgacaTCATACCAGGAAGTCCTCTccataaaacaatgaaatgataAGCTGCCCCTTTGTGAAGTGGGACAGGGAACAGCCTTCGAGCTCACGGCTCTGGAAACATTGGGAAGAACACAGGATGTGTTTCCTAAAGGGTAGACTAGACCAGATATCTTGCAACGTCTTCTAGCAGcagtaaagactttttttttctaaagaaatcttAAGTAGAGACTCATGACATAAAGCTGTTAATAGGATAGCTTCTCTGGTTGAGAAACCCATCCTGCCTGCTTGCTAACCCACTCCCCAGTGTTCCAAGCAGGGCACGTCCTTGGGGCTTGGCTCAGAAACTTAGTGCTGGAGGGGAGATGCCCAGAGTGGGAGAGATGGGGAATGGAGTCTTGACAGAAGCAGGAATGGCCTGAGGGAGCTATGCAAGGTCTCTGGTGTTTGGGTGGGGATTAAAGACTGTGGAGATGAGGTGCCCAGGACAGTAAACAGGTCTGAATCGCCGCCAATCTCTGCTTTGCTATCCCCAGATCCCCGACCATTTCCGGCCACCTTTGAGGGTGAGTTTGGTGAGGACCTCAGGCTGCATGAGGCTGGGGGCTGGTCTCAGGGTGTTTGGCTGAGGGCGGGTCTTGCTTGGGAATGAGCGAGAAGCCCAAGACGTGGAGGCAGTCAGATGTGGAACAGCAGAAAGGGCAAGGCTTATAAGCCACAGACCTGGGTTCCGATGTAATtggctgtgggaccttgggcaagacagtttatctctctgagcctcagtttcctaggCCATGAAATGAACCTAGTCATCCCTCAGTTGTAGGGATGATGATTGGGGATGTTGTGTGGAGAGGCTGGGCCGAGGACCAGGCCTAGAGTGGGTGATGAGTGAAcgttctttccttccctttccctttggtTATCCTTCTGGGGCGGCAGAAACCAGGGAAGTGGTGTGCCATGCACGTGCGCGTGGCTTACATGATCCTGAGACACCAGGAAAAGATGAAGGTACTGgggtgggagggctggggagagcGGGCTGGCCTGAGccctgggcatctgcctttggcaggtCTTGGCCAAATCTTGGCCAGACACATCCTCTCCTGTCCCCGGTCACTGCCTGAGTGCTTTCACAGTTTAGGTTCTTTGGCTTAGGGGGGTAGCCTGAGAAGgctctgagagaggcagaggcgagGCACCCAAGCCCCATCTTGGCACTAGCCAGCCCTCAAAGGGGACCTAGGGGTGGAAGAGCAAGAGCGGGACCCCACCTGGCTCCTCACTCACCACCCCTCTCCCTGTCCCATGCAGGGCGACTCCCACAAGCTTGACTTTCGGAACGACCTCCTGCCCTGCCTTCCGGGGCCCTATGGGGCCCTGCCCCCTGGGCAGGAGCTCTCCCACCCGGCCGCCTCCCTCTTCACTGCGACTGGTGAGTCTGGCCAGCCCTCTCAGGGCCTGAGGTTCCCTGTCTATAGCCCAAGGCCCACCTTGCGCCCACTCAGCCTCACCAGAATCTCCCACCTCTCTGCCCCAGGTGCCGTCCACGCTGCAGCCAACCCTTTCACGGCAGCTCCCGGGGCCCACGGACCCTTTCTGAGCCCCAGCACCCACATTGGTAAGAGCCAAGAGCATTTGGGCAACCCCAGCCTTGTCCCTGACTTCCAGGAGTTCTCAAGCTGGGGATGGAAATTAGACCTGAGAGGCAGCTGGAATGGGGGTAGGCCTGGTTCCACTTggtttgtgaccttgggcaagttactccaACTCCTCTGAGCCTTGATCTCATCGCCTGTGAAATGGGATAGGGGCAGAGCAGAGTGATTGGCCCGCACTGCCAGCTCAGATGCCATCTCTGAACTAGCCAGTGGTAGGGGCTAGCGTGCCACCtgggagaggaggacagaggaaggCTGTGCAGGCCCGGGCAGAAGGTGGTCATTGGCTCCTAGCAGTCTtggcaggctctgcagggagatTTAACTTGGGTCTGGGTAGACAGGAGGGCATCGAGCCTGATGGCATTGGGGAAGGTGTTCCCGTAGTAGAATAGGTTAGTAGTTCCATCTGTGCATGAAGTTAGAGTCAGGTCGGGAAGGGCCCTGCATGTCAGGTGGGAGGAAGCTAGCAGAGATCTTCAGGCGAACGGCTTGCTATAGAGCTGATCTGGGTGGCTGGTGTGGGGGATGGTGGGGCTGGAGCTCTGGAGTCagggaggccctgggctgggggtaCCACTTACTGGCTAGATGACTGACCGttggcaagtcacttcacctctctgagcctgtttcatCATCCTTAAGTGGGAGTGGTCCTGTCTGCCTCATGGGGCTTGTTGTTTGTGAGGTTAAACTACATGATGCATGTCAAAGCTCAGTGTCTCACAGGGGCCCAAGGAAGTGCTCAGCACCCAGTTGTTAAAACCAAGACCAAGCAGcgggggctctggggcctgctcCCTGAGCTGCCTCTTCCCTTCTAGTCTTGGTACCTGCTCCCAGCTGGCTGCCCAATGCTCTGACCACCCCCTTTTTCTCCTACAGATCCCTTTGGGCGTCCCACAAGCTTCGCCTCCTTGGCTGCCCTCTCCAACGGGGCCTTTGGAGGCCTGGGCAGCCCTACATTCAGTGAGTGCGGGTGGGGCTGGCCGGGTGGGTGGCCGTGGCAGTGGGCTTAGGAGGCCCCAGACATGGGacctcctcctccctgtggcGCCTGTCACTCTTTGCTTCACCCTCTGTCTAGACTCCGGCGCCGTCTTTGCCCAGAAAGAAAGCCCAGGGGCCCCACCAGCCTTCGCCTCCCCCCCAGACCCATGGGGCCGCCTGCACCGCAGTCCTCTGGCCTTTCCTGCCTGGGTCCGGCCCCCTGAGGCCGCCCGGACACCAGGCTCAGACAAGGAGCGGCCTGTGGAGCGGAGGGAGCCCTCTATCACCAAGGAGGAGAAAGACAGGTGCGCCGACCCTCCGACCCACTGCCCTGCTGCCCGCTACCCACATCCCGCACCGCCAGCCCTCCTGCCACCCCGCTCCCCACACTGCCCACCCTCCTGCCGCCCTGCTGCCTGCACCACCTGCTCTCCACGCCACTCGCAGTCTGGTCGGGTCGGACTGTTGGAggccccctctctctccccagggaCCTTCCCTTCTCACGGCCCCAGCTCCGAGTTTCTCCCGCTACTCCCAAGGCCCGGGCTGGCGAGGAAGGGGCCAGGCCTGCCAAGGAATCCGTGCGGGTAAAGGAAGAGCGGAAGGAGGaggccgctgctgctgctgccgctgctgccgctgccgccgccgctgccgccgccgccgctgccaccACTGGGCCTCAGGGCCTTCACCTGCTGTTTGAGAGGCCCCGGCCACCCCCTTTTCTGGGCCCTAGTCCCCCAGAGCGCTGCGCAGGCTTTCTGGAGCCAACCTGGTTGGCAGGGCCCCCTCGCCTTGCCAGGCCACCCCGCTTCTATGAGGCTGGCGAGGAGCTGACTGGACCGGGGGCCGTGGCTGCCGCCCGCCTCTATGGTCTAGAGCCGGCCCACCCCCTGCTATACAGCCGCTTGGCACCGCCTCCACCGCCTACTGCAGCCCCAGGAACCCCTCACCTTCTCAGCAAGACCCCCCCAGGAGCCCTTTTGGGGGCCCCACCTCCACTTGTGCCCGCCCCCAGGCCTAGTTCCCCACCTCGGGCCCCTGGTCCAGCCCGGGCTGACAggtgagggaagggcaggggcgggggcaaaGCTCCATCCCCCTTTCCTTTTGACAAGGTCCTAGAGCTGAGGTTTCAAGCCAGGGCTGGAGGGCAATGGTCATGACCTCACCAGCCACCTTTGAGGTCATGGAACCTGGGAGCGGAAGCCCCAACCCCCACGAGATCAAGCATCAGATGGACCTTGGGGTCACTGGGAGGGCAGAGGTCACAAGCCTCTAGAGAGAgggggtctgtgtgtgtgtgtatgtgcacctCTGTGCACATGAGAGATGAGAGTGGGGGTCATTTCAGAGGTCATAGCTCATGATCTCCTGAGGTACACCATCGCCCCCTCCAAGGGCCCCTAGGCCCTTGGCCTGCCTCCCCAAGGGCTCATTAAGCCAGAGGCCAAagtgccccccctccccttcacCTACCACCCAAGTCCTCATGCCCTctcagggctgggggaggaggggctaaCGGAAGGGGGGTTCCATGTAcatatttatctctccttccacatAGCCCCCCAGAccttttgtacatttttacaGGGGTGCCCCTCCCAATAATCTCCCTTCCTGGTTAATTAAATCCTCAGACTGGTGCTGTGTTCCTAGCCTCTGGCCTctctgtggggggaggggggattgtAGAGGGAAGAGCTGGGAGGGGACAGGCAGGAACCCAGGGCTTATCCCTGGGAATATGGAGTCAGCAGGAGACAGAGCAACAGAGGAAGGGACCTGGGTACCTAGGCTGGAAAGAAGGGCAAAGGCTTCCTGCTTGGCTGACAGCCCAGGTTCCTCCCCACTTGTTCCTGTTACCTCTGTGTGCCACCATCCCCAAAAGGCTCAACCTCTAAGCTTCAGACTCCACCTCTTAGTGGCTCAGTCCCCCACTCCATTTCCAAGTGCCCCCAGGACTCCTGGGCCCTGCCCTCCAGAACCCTGTTCCCCGGAACCCTGCCCTAggctggggggggtgggcagagaaggTCACCATGTACCACACACCAAAGAAGGGGGTCGGCCCGGGGGTGGGCCACACAGGCAGCTTCTTCAGCGGCCTCTCGGCGGCAGTCCCAGCCTTCCCAAAGCAGCAGGTGCCCCCAGGCTGGGGCCCAACCTAGAAGGCAGGGGTCAGTTTAACAAAAACATAACGTTGACTTTTTTCCCCGGTGGGACTTATTCTGTAACATGACTTGcggatatttatataaaaatgagtgTTACAATGAGGCCCCTTGGCTGCTCTTTCAGTGTGTGGGGGTCATGTGGGTTGGGGGACGGGTGGGGGATTCGGAtcagggagggatgggggaggacaATACTAGCCATGTCCTATGAGGGTTCCCCCTCCCACCTTACCTGGGAGACCTGTTTTCTTAGTTGTGGATGGATGAATTGGAGCATTGGGCATTGaagttttccatattttctacaACCCAGGCATACATATTCTACAAGATTCAAGCAATACGAAAGGATAGCAAAACTAAATTTCCCATTTACCTGCCAACCTGTGCTATGCCCCATGCATTTCCTGAGGTAACCACTCCATCATTTGGTATATGCTCTTCAGGCCTATTTCTGTGCTTACCTACAAGTATGGACACATATAGTTCCATCAGAAAAGATCtgcaatttaaaacaaacaaaaaaaaaccaacattggTTTTTCTTTTAGATCCAGTCACTATAAAACGAACATAGATATATACTACAAAGGGAAAGTGCCTCGTAATCTCAGCCCATGGAGGTGACCACTGCTAAGTGTCATGGATATCTTCCTCCAGTTATTTTTCtggatatatatttcaaatactgTGGGGGAAAAATGGGGTCCTGTGAGATGTACTATTTGCAACTACCTTTTTACACTTAACATTATTTTTTGATGTGGTCATTAAAAACCAAGTAACTAAACCGAGCTAGAGAGGCTGGCACCCACCCGAGCTGCCCCAAATTGTCTTGTTCCACTATACCCATCACCTTAGGAAAGAGGTAGCCAACATTCATTCCTACCATGCCCAAGGCCTCTAGGGAAGGCTCAAACCTAAGGATGTTCCAACAAATCAGAAACAGGTTGACCAGAAGGACATGGCAGTCCTTGTTTTCAGcttctttagaaaaatctaaaaatccgTTGACACTGTACATGCTTTCCCCATGACTGCCCTTGAAATGGAGCATGATCCTCTTTCTCCAGATTGCCACTGTCTCCTCCATTCTTGTTTAGGAATGAGCCATTGTCACTATTGAGGTACCTCCCTGACCCCCATACACATTTGGGTGTGGAACTCTCAGGAGAATATGTTCTAGATACGTATATCGAACCTCTTCTAGATCCCCCCAAATGTAACTCAGATACCCAGTCATCTCCTATATCTGATGCTGTGTCCCCCAGCCTGAGCCACTTCCATCTGTTATCAGCACCCAAGTCAGAAAGCTCTCTCTTACCTCACTTGATTCACTATCTGAACTGCCTTTTATTCTTTCGACCACTGTTCACTTGATCATACCAGGCAGGCACTGACCTTGTAGCTGGGGCGCAGAGGTAAACAAAAATCCCCAGCTTTTCCAGAGCTTACATGCAGGTCCTGGGAGGAGCAACAGCAGCATGCTTCCTGAAGAAAAAGGGTGAAGGGCAGGAATCCCCAGGGCTGCCTTCTTGGGGCCTGTCCTCAGAACCACTACTTTCCCTTGATCCATCTCTGCATGTCCTGATCCGAAATCAGGAGCTCCTCAGGCAGAGGTAAAAGAGGAATCCAGAAAGACCAAATGCTggttgaaaaagcaaaacaaaaccaaaatcatttCACCATCATGAGGCTGCTATTCAGAAatgcatttctttgttttgaatgAGCTTAGAAGTGTAGCTATGTAGTCTTAAACAATGTGCTTATTTCTGTGCCATGATTTATTTGTAgaattgggttttttaaatttgaagatctaatggGCTCTGTTAAATGATTCATGATTGGGCAGCGCCCCATCTAGCAAATGGAGAGGCGCTCCTAAAATGGAGggtttttaaaacaactttattgagatataattcatataccacaGAATTCACtgtcttttatgactggcttctttaacttagcaTTATAAGCATTCGGGGTGCATCCAAGTTGTAGTTGTATCAGTCctatgttcctttttattgccaaacaatactccattatataggtgtaccacattgcatttatccattcttcaactgatggacatttgtttctttttttaagattttaaaatttatttatttagagagagcacatatgagcaggggctggagggggtaGGAGTAGAGGAAGGGAGCAAGCCAACTCAGCAGTGAACGTAGAGCCCAATcctggggctcaattccaggaccctgagatcatgacctgagccactgaAACCAacatgcttaactgattgagccatccaggctcaaTATTTTATAtacccaccagcagtgtatgaagaTGGAGgcttggattttttatttttatttttatttatttattttttgaggtttggatttttttaaagattttattatctatttgagagaaagagagagagaacatgaggagggggaggggcagagggagaagcagactccctgctgggcaaggagcccaatcagaggcttgatcccaggaccctgagatctggacctgagctgaaggcagacacttaaccgactgagccacccaggtgcctcaagatggaattttataatagttttttctGGTATTGCTGTATGAATCCACAAAGTTAATTAGCACAAActtcttagaacagtgcctggcacagaataagtgctcaaaaaaatGATTGCTGTGATTATCAGTAATGCCTTTCTGTTTTGAAACTCTAAGAAGTAGATCTTAGGGCTCAATTAAGGAGAATGGCTTACTTACATGCAGTTTATTGGGAAGGCACATCTTTCAAAACAGACTTTGAGGTGAGGAGCATCTGTCTAGGGGCAGAAGGAGTCTGAGCCAGTGAAGAAGAATCCAGGTTTAAAGCCTTCTTCATCAGTCAGATCAGAGTTTGAGTTTGGCCTCCACCaaccagctctgtgactttggttGGTCTTTAGCCTGTTTCCACTTTCCAAAGAACATGACCAGCCCAGCCCACAGGTTCACTGTGATAATTAGTTACATAGAATAATGCAGGTATAAGGTACTGAGCACAGAATTGAGTACACAGTAGACATTCACCAGATGAGAGTGTTGTTACTGATTGCAGTGGTCAAGACTATAAGCAGGTTCCCTATTTCAGGATGGGTAGGTTAAAGTTCAGAGAACTTTATATGATGTACAGAgttaggagaagaaaggagatatACACATTCAAggaggagattttattttatttttaaaaagattttatttatttattcaagagagacacggggtgggggggcagagacacaggcagagggagaagcagactccttgaaggaagcctgatgtgggactcaatcctggtacttcgggatcacatcctgaacggaaagcagacactcaaccgctgagccacccaggcgtccctcagagaggagattttaaaaaataaacttgatgtTACAACAGTTTTAgctggacaaaaaaaaattagcaaagataGTAAAAGAGTACGGAGATTTCCTATGTGCCCAAAACTCAGTTTCCTGTTTTAACACCTATTAATATttcacatttgttacaattactCAATCAGTATTGGTGCATTATTGACttaagtccatactttattcagatttcctttgtttttttttttttttttttttagatttatgtattcattttagagagagagagagagagagagagtaccagcaggaggggcaggagagggagaaagaatcccaagcggactccTCGCTGAGagccaaagcagggcttgatctcacgatcctgagaccatgacttgagccaaaaaccaagagtcagatgcttaacagactgcaCCCCCAGGTCCCTCAGACTTCCTTAGTTTTACCTACTGTCCTTTTCCGGTTCCAGGATCCAACAAGACACCACATTATATTCAGTCATCATGTCTTCTTAGGGTCTTATTGATGACTTTTCTAGACTTTCCTTGGTTTTGAtgatcttgacagttttgaggagtattgGTCAAGTAGTTTAGAAAACGCCCCTTATTTAGGATacatatattgtttttcttaGGATGAAACTAGAGTTGGGGAGGAAGCAGAGGTAAAGTGCTgttttcatcacatcatatcaatgGTACATGCCTTCAAGATGATCCATGTCTGTGGCTAAGGCATGCTTGTCAGGTTCTATTGCAAAATTTCCCTTTCCCCCTTCTTGGCATATtctactctttggaaggaagttacTCTGTAGCCCAGACTGTGGGAGTAGGGAAATTATGCTCCACCTCCTGGAAGGTGGAGTTTCTACATAAATCACTTGGAATTCTGCTCGGgaaatttgtctcttctccctttatttattcaataatttatttatattataatggattcatggatatttcttttctactttggATTATACGCTAAGACTATGTTTTTGTTACTCTGCAGTTTTCtgttggctcctgtgtccctttcattgtgggttgccttttttttttttttcccttagcagAGACTGTTTTACTGTTTATCCTTTTATATCTTTCTGCTTTTGTCTCATGTGCATGTATTGTCTggccttaaaatttaaaaacaactgcCCTTGTAATTAACATAAAAAGTTTGTAGTTTATAAAAGAAGGTAGGatggggtggctggctggctcagtcagaataGCATGGGACTCtagatctcggggtggtgagttGGAGTCccacgttaggtgtagagatttcttaaacaaaaattattttaaaaattatttattttttacttttaaaaatattttatttatatttttaaaaatgttttcaaagaaggTAGAGTAAAAAGTTTTGATCCATTCTCCTGATCATTCCTGCCTTGCTCCATTTCAGCTTTCCAGAGATACCATGttgatttcttgtttgtttctccagcacaattctttttttttcttctttcaaatatttacatatagGACATACTGTTCCCTATGCTGTTTTTCTCAGTAACTATCTCTTGCGGGTTGTAACATTACTTTGTAAGGCTACACCATAATATGTTTAACCACTCTCCACTAATGGACATTTATGTTCTTTCCAGTCTTACTAGAACAAGGAGTGCTGCAATGAATACCCATCTCCTTGTATACCTGAGCAAATAAATCTGCAAGATAAATTTCTAGGCAGAGAATTGCTGAGTCGTGAGTATATGCTTTCAAAATTTAGATGCTGGACAATTTTGAATTGTCCTGCACAAACCTTGTGCCAATTGCCAATTTTCACTCTCACCAACAACGTAGTAAGAGAGGACGTGTTTCCCCACACCCTTACTGACAAGGTTTTTGATCTCTGCCAATCCCACAGGTGAAGGACAGTGA
The sequence above is drawn from the Canis lupus baileyi chromosome 8, mCanLup2.hap1, whole genome shotgun sequence genome and encodes:
- the FBRS gene encoding probable fibrosin-1 isoform X2; amino-acid sequence: METAAAAAPGPGWAAEGERRRRRCSRRDRDREQRRRRGPGGDAPRALLAAPRGSSSSSSPPPPARPWSSASSGERPGGPRRRRPRPRPRPPRPRARKRPAGSGSRGEEEEEEEEGGADDGEAEEEPEEEEEEEEDLIDGFAIASFASLEALQKDASLQPPERLEHRLKHSGKRKRGGSSGATGEPGDSSDREPGRPSGDRARKWPNKRRRKEASSRHSLEAGYICDAESDLDERVSDDDLDPSFTVSTSKASGPHGAFNGNCEAKLSVVPKVSGLERSQEQPPGPDPLLVPFPPKEPPPPPAPRPPVSPPAPLPAAPSLPPPPQPQLQLRVSPFGLRTSPYGSSLDLSTGSSSRPPPKAPAPPVAQPPPSSSSSSSSSSSASSSSAQLTHRPPTPSLPLPLSTHSFPPPGLRPPPPPHHPSLFSPGPTLPPPPPLLQVPGHPGASAANALSEQDLIGQDLNSRYLNAQGGPEVVGAGGSARPLAFQFHQHNHQHQHTHQHTHQHFTPYPPGLLPPHGPHMFEKYPGKMEGLFRHNPYTAFPPAVPGLPPGLPPAVSFGSLQGAFQPKSTNPELPPRLGPVPSGLPQKGTQIPDHFRPPLRKPGKWCAMHVRVAYMILRHQEKMKGDSHKLDFRNDLLPCLPGPYGALPPGQELSHPAASLFTATGAVHAAANPFTAAPGAHGPFLSPSTHIDPFGRPTSFASLAALSNGAFGGLGSPTFNSGAVFAQKESPGAPPAFASPPDPWGRLHRSPLAFPAWVRPPEAARTPGSDKERPVERREPSITKEEKDRDLPFSRPQLRVSPATPKARAGEEGARPAKESVRVKEERKEEAAAAAAAAAAAAAAAAAAAATTGPQGLHLLFERPRPPPFLGPSPPERCAGFLEPTWLAGPPRLARPPRFYEAGEELTGPGAVAAARLYGLEPAHPLLYSRLAPPPPPTAAPGTPHLLSKTPPGALLGAPPPLVPAPRPSSPPRAPGPARADR
- the FBRS gene encoding probable fibrosin-1 isoform X1; the encoded protein is METAAAAAPGPGWAAEGERRRRRCSRRDRDREQRRRRGPGGDAPRALLAAPRGSSSSSSPPPPARPWSSASSGERPGGPRRRRPRPRPRPPRPRARKRPAGSGSRGEEEEEEEEGGADDGEAEEEPEEEEEEEEDLIDGFAIASFASLEALQKDASLQPPERLEHRLKHSGKRKRGGSSGATGEPGDSSDREPGRPSGDRARKWPNKRRRKEASSRHSLEAGYICDAESDLDERVSDDDLDPSFTVSTSKASGPHGAFNGNCEAKLSVVPKVSGLERSQEQPPGPDPLLVPFPPKEPPPPPAPRPPVSPPAPLPAAPSLPPPPQPQLQLRVSPFGLRTSPYGSSLDLSTGSSSRPPPKAPAPPVAQPPPSSSSSSSSSSSASSSSAQLTHRPPTPSLPLPLSTHSFPPPGLRPPPPPHHPSLFSPGPTLPPPPPLLQVPGHPGASAANALSEQDLIGQDLNSRYLNAQGGPEVVGAGGSARPLAFQFHQHNHQHQHTHQHTHQHFTPYPPGLLPPHGPHMFEKYPGKMEGLFRHNPYTAFPPAVPGLPPGLPPAVSFGSLQGAFQPKSTNPELPPRLGPVPSGLPQKGTQIPDHFRPPLRQKPGKWCAMHVRVAYMILRHQEKMKGDSHKLDFRNDLLPCLPGPYGALPPGQELSHPAASLFTATGAVHAAANPFTAAPGAHGPFLSPSTHIDPFGRPTSFASLAALSNGAFGGLGSPTFNSGAVFAQKESPGAPPAFASPPDPWGRLHRSPLAFPAWVRPPEAARTPGSDKERPVERREPSITKEEKDRDLPFSRPQLRVSPATPKARAGEEGARPAKESVRVKEERKEEAAAAAAAAAAAAAAAAAAAATTGPQGLHLLFERPRPPPFLGPSPPERCAGFLEPTWLAGPPRLARPPRFYEAGEELTGPGAVAAARLYGLEPAHPLLYSRLAPPPPPTAAPGTPHLLSKTPPGALLGAPPPLVPAPRPSSPPRAPGPARADR